A stretch of Labrus bergylta chromosome 19, fLabBer1.1, whole genome shotgun sequence DNA encodes these proteins:
- the tomm40l gene encoding mitochondrial import receptor subunit TOM40B: MYECHFCSSNHNVSRQKKWAGPRVTDPLPLQRYRIQLPAVSSSGNTTMGSVLAASSPNPPPPTSGAAVAPGLTVPPGFGMPSVSSVIPEAASGQQQEEENPLPNPGAFDECHRKCKEVFPMQMEGVRLVVNKGLSNHFQVNHTVLLSTMGDSTYRFGATYVGKKQTGPAEFFPVMVGDMDNSGSLNAQIIHQVSSSVRSKLAFQTQQNKFVNWQGDAEIRGEDFTATVTLGNPDVLVGSGIVVTHYLQSITPSLALGGELVYHRRPGEEGSVMSLVGRYSGSNFIATLTLGSAGAHASYYHRANEQLQLGVEYEVSTRMQDTSVSLAYQLDVPKANLLFKGSVDSNWVVGATLEKKLLPLPLSLVLCTFLNHRKNKFQCGFGVTIG, encoded by the exons ATGTACGAGTGTCATTTTTGTTCATCCAATCATAACGTCTCTCGACAAAAAAAGTGGGCGGGGCCTCGCGTAACTgaccctcttcctcttcagcgCTACCGAATACAACTTCCGGCTGTATCGTCCTCTGGAAACACAAC AATGGGCAGTGTTTTGGCTGCCAGctcccccaaccccccacccccgacCTCTGGGGCTGCCGTGGCCCCGGGGTTGACGGTCCCGCCGGGCTTTGGGATGCCTTCGGTTTCCTCTGTGATACCCGAGGCGGCATCcgggcagcagcaggaggaagaaaacCCTTTGCCTAATCCAGGGGCGTTCGATGAGTGTCATCGCAAGTGCAAAG AGGTTTTCCCCATGCAGATGGAGGGCGTCAGGCTAGTTGTCAATAAGGGCCTTAGCAACCACTTCCAG GTGAATCACACCGTGCTGCTGAGCACCATGGGAGACTCCACCTACAGGTTTGGAGCGACGTACGTTGGGAAAAAGCAGACCGGTCCAGCAGAG TTCTTTCCAGTCATGGTGGGAGACATGGACAACAGCGGCAGCCTAAACGCCCAAATCATCCACCAGGTGTCCAGCAGTGTACGATCCAAACTGGCCTTCCAG acacaacaaaacaagtttgTGAACTGGCAAGGCGACGCTGAGATCAGAGGAGAAGATTTTACTGCAACAGTCACACTCGGAAACCCAGACGTCCTCGTCGGCTCTG GCATTGTTGTAACACACTACCTTCAGTCCATAACGCCGTCTCTGGCTCTGGGAGGGGAGCTGGTTTATCACCGCAGACCCGGAGAGGAAGGCTCAGTCATGTCTTTAGTGGGCAGATACAGCG GAAGTAACTTCATCGCCACACTGACCCTCGGCTCAGCAGGCGCTCACGCTTCATACTATCACAGAGCCAACGAACAG CTGCAGCTCGGTGTGGAATACGAGGTGAGCACCCGCATGCAGGACACCAGCGTGTCGTTGGCCTACCAGCTAGATGTGCCTAAAGCCAATTTACTGTTTAAAG GTTCTGTAGACAGTAACTGGGTTGTCGGTGCCACTTTAGAAAAGAAGCTGCTCCCGCTGCCGCTCTCTCTGGTCCTCTGCACCTTCCTCAACCACCGCAAGAACAAGTTCCAGTGCGGCTTTGGCGTCACAATCGGTTAG
- the LOC109990211 gene encoding probable ATP-dependent RNA helicase ddx6, with the protein MATARTENVGPVVMGLNKQNGQLRGQTKPAPVQPASTTQGKALGSAQIAGAALQDGGGGGGGGGGGIKFGDDWKKSLKLPPKDCRVKTSDVTSTKGNEFEDYCLKRELLMGIFEMGWEKPSPIQEESIPIALSGRDILARAKNGTGKSGAYLIPLLERIDLKKDHIQALVMVPTRELALQVSQISIQISKHLGGVKVMATTGGTNLRDDIMRLDEIVHVVIATPGRILDLIKKGVAKVDRVQMMVMDEADKLLSQDFVVLIEDIISFLAKNRQILLYSATFPISVQKFMAKHLQKPYEINLMEELTLKGITQYYAYVTERQKVHCLNTLFSRLQINQSIIFCNSTQRVELLAKKITQLGYSCFYIHAKMMQEYRNRVFHDFRNGLCRNLVCTDLFTRGIDIQAVNVVINFDFPKNAETYLHRIGRSGRFGHLGLAINLITSEDRFNLKSIEDQLVTDIKPIPSSIDKSLYVAEFHSSGADCDVEEVEEKPGRQQDST; encoded by the exons atggCAACTGCCAGAACAGAAAACGTTGGTCCGGTCGTCATGGGACTGAACAAGCAGAACGGACAGCTCAGAGGACAGACCAAACCAGCTCCAGTCCAGCCAGCATCCACAACTCAAGGAAAGGCTTTGGGATCAGCCCAGATAGCAGGTGCTGCCCTTcaggacggaggaggaggaggaggaggaggaggaggaggcatcAAGTTTGGAGACGACTGGAAAAAGAGCCTAAAGCTCCCACCCAAAGACTGTAGGGTCAAAACCTCA GATGTGACGTCCACCAAGGGAAATGAATTTGAAGATTACTGTCTCAAAAGAGAACTCCTGATGGGCATCTTTGAGATGGGTTGGGAGAAACCTTCCCCTATCCAG GAGGAGAGTATTCCCATCGCCCTGTCTGGACGGGACATTCTGGCTCGGGCTAAGAACGGAACGGGGAAAAGTGGAGCCTATCTCATCCCACTGCTGGAGAGAATAGACCTGAAAAAGGACCACATACAGG CACTCGTCATGGTTCCCACCCGTGAGCTGGCACTGCAGGTGAGCCAGATCTCCATCCAGATCAGCAAACACCTGGGAGGAGTCAAAGTCATGGCGACCACAGGGGGTACCAACCTGCGAGATGACATCATGCGTCTGGATGAAATCG TGCATGTGGTCATCGCCACGCCTGGTAGGATCCTGGACTTGATAAAAAAAGGAGTGGCAAAAGTGGACAGGGTCCAGATGATGGTGATGGATGAG GCGGACAAGCTGCTGTCTCAGGACTTTGTGGTGCTCATCGAGGATATCATCAGCTTCCTGGCCAAAAACAGGCAGATCCTTCTCTACTCTGCAACCTTCCCCATCAGCGTGCAGAAGTTCATG GCCAAGCACCTTCAGAAACCCTATGAGATAAACCTGATGGAGGAGCTGACTCTGAAGGGCATTACTCAGTACTACGCCTACGtcacagagaggcagaaagtcCACTGCCTCAACACGCTGTTCTCCAGG CTTCAGATCAACCAGTCTATCATCTTCTGTAACTCCACTCAGAGGGTGGAGCTCTTAGCCAAGAAGATCACTCAGCTGGGCTACTCCTGCTTCTACATCCACGCCAAGATGATGCAG GAGTACAGAAACCGCGTGTTTCATGACTTCAGAAATGGGCTGTGCAGGAATCTGGTCTGCACTG ATCTCTTCACCAGAGGTATCGACATCCAGGCTGTCAATGTGGTCATCAACTTCGACTTCCCTAAGAATGCTGAGACTTACCTCCATCGTATCGGAAGATCAG GGAGGTTTGGTCACCTGGGCTTGGCCATCAACCTGATCACATCAGAGGACCGCTTCAACCTGAAGTCCATCGAGGACCAGCTGGTGACCGACATCAAGCCCATTCCCAGCAGCATCGACAAGAGCCTCTACGTGGCCGAGTTCCACTCGTCCGGAGCGGACTGCGacgtggaggaggtggaggagaaacCAGGACGCCAACAGGACAGCACCTAA
- the LOC109990209 gene encoding apolipoprotein A-IV, which yields MKVLVLLALFSVCNANILWAEQPKNNLDMVKDAFWEYVSKVTMTAEDNLRQIRASELGQEVNDRISQSADAVNQYVVALKSQVAPLTQNFMTQFTKEAEQFRAQLESDLSTGTSTLRPYAEDLMARIQKQVEELKMEAAPYTESMDPESLKSLLLQKSQELKVQVDKSVSQLQAQMVPITEEMKEKVEQSMDQFQRSMMPLAQTFETQLAQKTQEMEELRAKLDASAQDMQAQLTALWESFIKSTQ from the exons ATGAAGGTACTTGTGCTTCTCGCTCTTTTCTCTG TTTGCAATGCAAACATCCTGTGGGCCGAGCAGCCCAAGAACAACCTGGACATGGTGAAGGATGCTTTCTGGGAGTATGTGTCCAAGGTGACCATGACCGCCGAGGACAACCTGAGGCAGATCAGAGCGTCTGAGCTGGGTCAAGAAGTCAA TGACAGGATCTCTCAGAGCGCTGACGCAGTGAACCAGTACGTCGTCGCTCTGAAGTCTCAGGTGGCTCCTCTGACCCAAAACTTCATGACCCAGTTCACCAAGGAGGCCGAGCAGTTCAGGGCCCAGCTGGAGAGTGACCTTTCCACCGGGACCAGCACCCTCCGGCCCTACGCTGAGGACTTGATGGCCCGCATCCAGAAgcaggtggaggagctgaagatgGAGGCCGCCCCTTACACCGAGTCCATGGACCCCGAGTCCCTGAAATCCTTGCTGCTGCAGAAGAGCCAGGAGCTGAAGGTGCAGGTGGATAAGAGCGTGAGCCAGCTGCAGGCCCAGATGGTCCCCATCAccgaggagatgaaggagaaggtGGAGCAGAGCATGGACCAGTTCCAGAGGAGCATGATGCCCCTGGCCCAGACCTTCGAGACCCAGCTCGCCCAGAAGACCCaggagatggaggagctgagggcCAAGCTGGACGCCAGCGCTCAGGACATGCAGGCTCAGCTGACCGCTCTGTGGGAGTCTTTCATCAAGAGCACCCAGTAA
- the LOC109990230 gene encoding apolipoprotein A-IV isoform X1, with amino-acid sequence MKVLVVLALAVFTAGCNANIVRANQPKQQVDMVKDAFWDYVAKATMTAEDSLKQIRQSQLGKDVNTIISESSDAVDKLSVALRTQVAPLAKNLMNQFTQEAEQLKTRVEKDLTAMGTRMQPVAQELVANLQKQMDELKMEAAPYAETMDPESLKAVLLQKSQELKVQVDKSVSQLQAQMVPYTEEMKEKVEQSMDEFQRSMMPLAQSFEAQLTQKTQEIQQSLAPYGEELRATLDVDAQNLKTQLMALWKSFTKMAQ; translated from the exons ATGAAGGTCCTTGTGGTGCTCGCCCTCGCTGTTTTCACAG CAGGATGCAATGCAAACATTGTGAGGGCTAACCAGCCAAAGCAGCAGGTCGACATGGTGAAAGATGCTTTCTGGGACTACGTTGCAAAGGCCACCATGACCGCCGAGGACTCCCTGAAGCAGATCAGACAATCCCAGCTGGGAAAGGATGTCAA caccATAATCTCAGAGAGCAGCGACGCCGTCGACAAGCTCAGCGTCGCTCTGCGCACCCAGGTGGCCCCTCTTGCCAAAAACCTCATGAACCAGTTTACCCAGGAGGCCGAGCAGCTGAAGACCCGCGTGGAGAAGGATCTGACCGCCATGGGAACCCGTATGCAGCCCGTCGCCCAGGAGCTGGTTGCTAACCTCCAGAAGCAGATGGATGAGCTGAAGATGGAGGCCGCCCCTTACGCCGAGACCATGGACCCCGAGTCCCTGAAGGCCGTGCTGCTGCAGAAGAGCCAGGAGCTGAAGGTGCAGGTGGATAAGAGCGTGAGCCAGCTGCAGGCCCAGATGGTCCCCTACAccgaggagatgaaggagaaggtGGAGCAGAGCATGGACGAGTTCCAGAGGAGCATGATGCCCCTGGCCCAGAGCTTCGAGGCCCAGCTGACCCAGAAGACCCAGGAGATCCAGCAGAGCCTGGCACCATACGGGGAGGAGCTCAGGGCCACACTGGATGTAGACGCCCAGAACCTGAAGACGCAGCTGATGGCTCTGTGGAAGTCTTTCACTAAGATGGCCCAGTAA
- the LOC109990230 gene encoding apolipoprotein A-IV isoform X2 yields the protein MKVLVVLALAVFTGCNANIVRANQPKQQVDMVKDAFWDYVAKATMTAEDSLKQIRQSQLGKDVNTIISESSDAVDKLSVALRTQVAPLAKNLMNQFTQEAEQLKTRVEKDLTAMGTRMQPVAQELVANLQKQMDELKMEAAPYAETMDPESLKAVLLQKSQELKVQVDKSVSQLQAQMVPYTEEMKEKVEQSMDEFQRSMMPLAQSFEAQLTQKTQEIQQSLAPYGEELRATLDVDAQNLKTQLMALWKSFTKMAQ from the exons ATGAAGGTCCTTGTGGTGCTCGCCCTCGCTGTTTTCACAG GATGCAATGCAAACATTGTGAGGGCTAACCAGCCAAAGCAGCAGGTCGACATGGTGAAAGATGCTTTCTGGGACTACGTTGCAAAGGCCACCATGACCGCCGAGGACTCCCTGAAGCAGATCAGACAATCCCAGCTGGGAAAGGATGTCAA caccATAATCTCAGAGAGCAGCGACGCCGTCGACAAGCTCAGCGTCGCTCTGCGCACCCAGGTGGCCCCTCTTGCCAAAAACCTCATGAACCAGTTTACCCAGGAGGCCGAGCAGCTGAAGACCCGCGTGGAGAAGGATCTGACCGCCATGGGAACCCGTATGCAGCCCGTCGCCCAGGAGCTGGTTGCTAACCTCCAGAAGCAGATGGATGAGCTGAAGATGGAGGCCGCCCCTTACGCCGAGACCATGGACCCCGAGTCCCTGAAGGCCGTGCTGCTGCAGAAGAGCCAGGAGCTGAAGGTGCAGGTGGATAAGAGCGTGAGCCAGCTGCAGGCCCAGATGGTCCCCTACAccgaggagatgaaggagaaggtGGAGCAGAGCATGGACGAGTTCCAGAGGAGCATGATGCCCCTGGCCCAGAGCTTCGAGGCCCAGCTGACCCAGAAGACCCAGGAGATCCAGCAGAGCCTGGCACCATACGGGGAGGAGCTCAGGGCCACACTGGATGTAGACGCCCAGAACCTGAAGACGCAGCTGATGGCTCTGTGGAAGTCTTTCACTAAGATGGCCCAGTAA